One region of Quercus lobata isolate SW786 chromosome 2, ValleyOak3.0 Primary Assembly, whole genome shotgun sequence genomic DNA includes:
- the LOC115975103 gene encoding protein PHOTOSYSTEM I ASSEMBLY 2, chloroplastic-like: MAELSLCCNSLTPPPLPTFQHPHQFSPRVPIVIGGNGIELRRGTTTTTAFAAKSGGFSLNSILKSCETCGGKGALECSGCKGTGRNKKNGNIFERWKCFDCQGFGLKSCPSCGQGGLTPEQRGER; the protein is encoded by the exons atggcTGAGCTCTCTCTGTGTTGCAATAGCTTGACTCCTCCGCCACTACCAACATTTCAGCATCCTCATCAATTTAGTCCAAGGGTACCGATCGTCATAGGTGGCAATGGCATAGAACTCAGACGTGGAACAACAACAACTACAGCTTTCGCTGCAAAATCTGGTGGTTTCTCACTTAATTCG ATCTTGAAAAGTTGTGAAACATGTGGAGGAAAAGGTGCTCTAGAGTGCTCAGGATGCAAG GGCACaggaagaaacaaaaagaatggaaatattTTTGAGCGCTGGAA ATGTTTTGATTGCCAAGGATTCGGGCTAAAGAGTTGCCCTAGCTGCGGGCAGGGTGGGCTGACACCAGAGCAAAGAGGAGAGAGATAA